Proteins from a genomic interval of Cupriavidus sp. WKF15:
- a CDS encoding ionic transporter y4hA, with protein MALTSNKLPAWTVWAPLAAAAILAAGLGLPGQGWLIMLMAPALAGAVFAAVHHAEVVAHRVGEPFGTLVLAIAVTVIEVALIVSVMLSSGPEKAGLARDTVFAAVMLICNGIVGLCLFVGGLHHREQAFQAPGANAAMAVLAALLVLTMVLPNYTSSSPGPVLTPAQLGFAGVMSLVLYGSFVFVQTVRHRDYFLAEGSSDEDDHAPPPPVRVATVSGLLLVVCLVLVVGLAKLLSPSVEAAVLRAGAPAAVVGIIIAATVLLPEGLAALRAARADRIQTSLNLALGSALASIGLTIPSVAAVFIWIDQPLELGLGPKETVLLMLTLIVSSLTLGRGRTTILQGVVHLVILAAYLFLSVVP; from the coding sequence ATGGCACTGACTTCCAACAAGCTGCCGGCGTGGACCGTGTGGGCCCCGCTTGCCGCGGCGGCGATCCTCGCCGCCGGCCTTGGCCTGCCCGGACAGGGTTGGCTGATCATGCTGATGGCGCCGGCGCTGGCCGGCGCGGTGTTCGCCGCGGTCCACCACGCGGAAGTGGTGGCGCACAGGGTCGGCGAGCCGTTCGGCACGCTCGTGCTGGCCATTGCGGTGACGGTGATCGAAGTGGCGCTGATCGTCTCGGTGATGCTGTCGTCAGGGCCCGAAAAGGCGGGCCTGGCACGCGACACGGTGTTCGCCGCGGTCATGCTGATCTGCAACGGGATTGTCGGACTATGCCTGTTCGTCGGCGGCCTGCACCATCGCGAGCAGGCGTTCCAGGCACCGGGCGCCAATGCCGCCATGGCGGTGCTGGCAGCCCTGCTTGTCCTCACCATGGTGCTGCCCAACTACACCAGCAGTTCGCCGGGCCCGGTGCTGACGCCCGCGCAGCTCGGCTTTGCCGGCGTGATGTCGCTCGTGCTGTATGGTTCTTTCGTGTTCGTGCAGACCGTGCGCCACCGCGACTATTTCCTGGCCGAGGGCAGCTCGGACGAAGATGACCATGCCCCGCCGCCGCCGGTGCGCGTGGCCACCGTCAGCGGGCTGCTGCTGGTGGTCTGCCTGGTGCTGGTGGTCGGCCTGGCCAAGCTGCTGTCGCCTTCCGTAGAGGCTGCCGTGCTGCGCGCGGGCGCGCCGGCGGCAGTGGTCGGCATCATCATCGCCGCCACGGTGCTGTTGCCCGAGGGACTGGCGGCGCTGCGCGCAGCGCGCGCCGACCGCATCCAGACCAGCCTGAACCTTGCTCTCGGCTCGGCGCTGGCCAGCATTGGCCTGACCATTCCGTCGGTCGCCGCGGTCTTTATCTGGATCGACCAGCCGCTGGAATTGGGGCTTGGACCGAAGGAAACGGTGCTGTTGATGCTGACGCTGATTGTGTCGTCGCTCACGCTGGGTCGGGGACGGACAACCATCCTGCAGGGCGTGGTGCACTTGGTGATCCTGGCGGCCTATCTGTTCCTGTCGGTGGTGCCCTGA
- a CDS encoding muconate/chloromuconate family cycloisomerase: MTTTITSVEAILVDLPTIRAHQLAMATMQQQTLVIVRLRCSDGIEGIGEATTIGGLSYGDESPEGIKLTIDTYLAPALAGEDATNVHAAMARLNKVARGNRFAKSALETALLDAQGKRLGVPLATLLGGAVRTTLPVLWTLASGDTAKDIDEAERLLAERRHNTFKLKIGRRSVRDDVAHVSAIKRALGDRARVTVDINQAWNEADAAGGIAMLEAAGIDLIEQPTPREQRTALARLAARFVVPVMADEAVCGPEDAMELARIGGADVFALKIAKSGGIFGMLRTAAVGDAAGIALYGGTMLEGSVGTIAAAHGFCTLPQLAWGTELFGPLLLKDDIVVERPTYRDFSLHLPEGPGLGLALDEDKLACYRRDCL; the protein is encoded by the coding sequence ATGACAACCACGATCACCTCGGTCGAAGCCATCCTGGTCGACCTGCCCACCATCCGGGCCCATCAACTGGCCATGGCCACCATGCAGCAGCAGACGCTGGTGATCGTGCGGCTGCGCTGCAGCGACGGCATCGAGGGCATCGGCGAGGCCACCACCATCGGCGGCCTGTCGTATGGCGACGAGAGCCCGGAAGGCATCAAGCTGACCATCGACACCTACCTGGCGCCGGCGCTGGCCGGTGAAGACGCTACCAATGTCCATGCCGCGATGGCGCGCCTGAACAAGGTTGCGCGCGGCAACCGCTTTGCGAAGTCCGCGCTGGAGACCGCGCTGCTCGACGCGCAGGGCAAGCGGCTGGGCGTGCCGCTTGCGACGCTGCTGGGCGGCGCGGTGCGCACCACGCTGCCGGTGCTGTGGACGCTGGCCAGCGGCGATACCGCGAAGGACATCGACGAAGCCGAGCGCCTGCTGGCCGAGCGCCGCCACAACACGTTCAAGCTCAAGATCGGCCGGCGCAGCGTGCGCGACGACGTGGCGCACGTATCGGCGATCAAGCGCGCGCTCGGCGACCGCGCGCGCGTGACCGTGGACATCAACCAGGCCTGGAACGAGGCCGATGCCGCCGGAGGCATCGCCATGCTCGAAGCCGCGGGCATCGACCTGATCGAGCAGCCCACGCCGCGCGAGCAGCGCACGGCGCTGGCGCGGCTGGCAGCACGCTTCGTGGTGCCGGTCATGGCGGACGAGGCGGTGTGCGGTCCCGAGGATGCGATGGAACTGGCGCGTATCGGCGGTGCCGACGTGTTCGCGCTGAAGATTGCCAAGTCGGGCGGCATCTTCGGCATGCTGCGCACGGCCGCCGTGGGCGATGCCGCGGGCATTGCGCTGTATGGCGGAACGATGCTGGAGGGCAGCGTGGGGACCATTGCTGCCGCACATGGCTTCTGCACGTTGCCGCAGCTGGCGTGGGGCACGGAGTTGTTCGGGCCGCTGCTGCTGAAGGACGACATCGTGGTCGAGCGGCCCACCTATCGCGACTTCAGCCTGCACCTGCCTGAAGGCCCGGGGCTGGGGCTTGCGCTCGATGAAGACAAGCTCGCGTGCTATCGGCGGGATTGCTTGTAA
- a CDS encoding LysR family transcriptional regulator → MELRHLRYFVAVAEERNFTRAAERLHIAQPPLSRQIQQLEEVLGVQLFERNTRPLRLTDTGRFFYTHALQLLAQTSELEAMTRRVAKIERKMSVGFVGSTLYGMLPRIIRRFRTEHPDIEMSLHEMSTMDQIKALKDGRIDVGFGRIRHDDPAVRRVVLREERMIVALPLGHHLATGHATLSLHDLVEESLIIFPKAPRPSFADQVLAAFHDRALKPRRLHEVRELQIALGLVAMGEGISVVPSSVYGLKRDDVSYVELDDPSLVSPIIMSMRMLDESEDLREMQAMIYRLYEELGIPYNPPGHE, encoded by the coding sequence ATAGAATTGAGGCACTTACGCTACTTCGTCGCCGTCGCGGAGGAGCGCAACTTCACCCGGGCGGCGGAGCGCCTGCATATCGCACAGCCGCCGCTGAGCCGCCAGATCCAGCAGCTCGAGGAGGTGCTGGGCGTGCAGCTGTTCGAGCGCAATACGCGCCCGCTGCGCCTGACCGACACCGGCCGCTTCTTCTACACGCACGCGCTGCAACTGCTGGCGCAGACCTCCGAGCTGGAGGCGATGACGCGGCGCGTGGCCAAGATCGAACGCAAGATGTCGGTGGGCTTTGTCGGCTCGACGCTGTACGGCATGCTGCCGCGGATCATCCGGCGCTTTCGCACCGAACACCCCGACATCGAGATGAGCCTGCACGAGATGTCGACCATGGACCAGATCAAGGCGCTCAAGGACGGGCGGATCGATGTGGGCTTCGGCCGCATCCGCCACGACGACCCGGCCGTGCGCCGCGTGGTGCTGCGCGAGGAGCGCATGATCGTGGCGCTGCCGCTTGGCCACCACCTCGCGACCGGGCATGCCACCTTGTCCTTGCATGACCTTGTGGAGGAATCTCTGATCATCTTCCCGAAGGCGCCGCGGCCGAGCTTTGCGGACCAGGTGCTGGCGGCATTCCACGATCGCGCGCTCAAGCCGCGCCGGCTGCATGAGGTGCGCGAGTTGCAGATTGCGCTAGGGCTCGTGGCGATGGGCGAGGGCATCTCCGTGGTGCCGAGCAGCGTGTACGGGCTCAAGCGCGACGATGTCAGCTATGTCGAACTCGATGATCCGAGCCTGGTCTCGCCGATCATCATGAGCATGCGCATGCTCGACGAGTCGGAGGACCTGCGCGAGATGCAGGCCATGATCTACCGGCTCTACGAGGAATTGGGCATTCCCTACAATCCGCCCGGCCATGAGTGA
- the catA gene encoding catechol 1,2-dioxygenase — protein sequence MTHAEIEALVKQFIVDTATQGIPNPRVQQVVLRLTTDLFKAIEDLDLSQSEVWKGIEYMAEAGASQELGLLAAGLGLERFLDVRADEADAKAGISGGTPRTIEGPLYVAGAPESKGFARLDDGSEDGKGEVLFMQGTVYDDAGKPLPGAKVEVWHANLLGNYSFFDKTQSHFNLRRTVITDDQGRYQFRSNVPMGYGCPPQGTTQRLLDLLARHGRRPAHIHFFVSAPGHRKLTTQINIDGDEYLWDDFAFASREGLVPAVTRVSDAAALDKHGVDKPFASIDFDFRLNAERDNAPPAEVERTRAAA from the coding sequence ATGACGCACGCTGAAATTGAAGCACTGGTAAAGCAATTCATCGTCGATACCGCCACGCAGGGCATCCCCAACCCGCGCGTCCAGCAAGTGGTGCTGCGCCTGACCACGGACCTGTTCAAGGCGATCGAGGATCTGGACCTGAGCCAGAGCGAAGTGTGGAAGGGCATCGAATACATGGCCGAAGCCGGCGCCAGCCAGGAACTCGGCCTGCTCGCGGCCGGGCTGGGACTGGAACGCTTCCTGGATGTCCGTGCCGACGAGGCCGACGCCAAGGCCGGTATCTCGGGCGGCACCCCGCGCACCATCGAAGGCCCGCTGTACGTGGCCGGCGCGCCGGAAAGCAAGGGCTTCGCCCGCCTGGACGACGGCAGCGAAGACGGCAAGGGGGAAGTGCTGTTCATGCAGGGCACCGTCTATGACGACGCCGGCAAGCCGCTGCCCGGCGCGAAGGTCGAAGTCTGGCATGCCAACCTGCTGGGCAATTACTCGTTCTTCGACAAGACCCAGTCGCACTTCAACCTGCGCCGCACGGTCATCACCGACGACCAGGGCCGCTACCAGTTCCGCAGCAACGTGCCGATGGGCTACGGCTGCCCGCCGCAAGGCACTACGCAGCGCCTGCTGGACCTGCTCGCCCGCCACGGCCGCCGCCCCGCGCACATCCACTTCTTCGTGTCCGCGCCGGGCCACCGCAAGCTGACCACGCAGATCAACATCGACGGCGACGAATACCTGTGGGACGACTTCGCCTTCGCCAGCCGTGAGGGCCTGGTGCCGGCGGTGACGCGTGTGAGCGATGCCGCGGCGCTGGACAAGCATGGCGTGGACAAGCCGTTCGCCTCGATCGACTTCGACTTCCGCCTGAACGCCGAACGCGACAACGCGCCGCCGGCCGAAGTCGAGCGCACCCGCGCCGCCGCATAA
- the benA gene encoding benzoate 1,2-dioxygenase large subunit: MIPIHVDRGTAPARPRLSLDQFLVENHETGDHRLHRSAFTDEALFELEMQHIFEGNWIYLAHESQIPNNNDYYTTHMGRQPVVIARNRQGELNAFINACSHRGAMLCRHKRGNKATYTCPFHGWTFNNSGKLLKVKDPEEAGYPDCFNKEGSHDLKKVARFENYRGFLFGSLNENVLPLKEFLGEAARIIDMIADQSPDGLEVLRGSSTYTFEGNWKLQAENGADGYHVSAVHWNYAATTNHRKQQNEREDKIRAMDAGKWGKQGGGFYAFEHGHMLLWTRWANPEDRPNFSRRAEFAERCGEETADWMIQNSRNLCLYPNVYLMDQFGSQIRLLRPLSVDKTEVTIYCIAPKGEPDDARARRIRQYEDFFNVSGMATPDDLEEFRACQQGYNGSALAWNDMCRGAKHWIEGADEAAQRIGLKPVMSGLRTEDEGLYTVQHRYWLDVMKKAMAAQDTQDSNGSAA; the protein is encoded by the coding sequence ATGATCCCCATCCACGTGGACCGGGGCACGGCCCCCGCACGCCCGCGCCTCTCGCTCGACCAGTTCCTCGTCGAGAACCACGAGACCGGCGACCACCGCCTGCACCGTAGCGCGTTCACCGACGAAGCCCTGTTCGAACTCGAGATGCAGCACATCTTCGAGGGCAACTGGATCTACCTGGCGCATGAAAGCCAGATCCCGAACAACAACGACTACTACACCACCCACATGGGCCGCCAGCCCGTGGTGATCGCCCGCAACCGCCAGGGCGAGCTGAATGCCTTCATCAATGCGTGCAGCCACCGCGGCGCCATGCTGTGCCGGCACAAGCGCGGCAACAAGGCCACCTACACCTGCCCGTTCCACGGCTGGACCTTCAACAACAGCGGCAAGCTGCTCAAGGTGAAGGACCCCGAGGAAGCCGGCTACCCCGACTGCTTCAACAAGGAAGGCTCGCACGACCTGAAGAAGGTGGCGCGCTTCGAGAACTACCGCGGCTTCCTGTTTGGCAGCCTGAATGAGAACGTGCTTCCGCTCAAGGAATTCCTGGGCGAGGCCGCACGCATCATCGACATGATCGCCGACCAGTCGCCTGACGGCCTGGAAGTGCTGCGTGGCTCTTCGACCTATACGTTCGAAGGCAACTGGAAGCTGCAGGCCGAGAACGGTGCCGACGGCTACCACGTCTCCGCCGTGCACTGGAACTACGCCGCGACCACCAACCACCGCAAGCAGCAGAACGAGCGCGAGGACAAGATCCGCGCCATGGATGCCGGCAAGTGGGGCAAGCAAGGCGGCGGCTTCTACGCGTTCGAGCACGGCCATATGCTGCTGTGGACGCGCTGGGCCAACCCCGAAGACCGGCCCAACTTCAGCCGCCGCGCCGAATTCGCCGAGCGCTGCGGCGAAGAGACCGCAGACTGGATGATCCAGAACTCGCGCAACCTGTGCCTGTACCCGAACGTGTACCTGATGGACCAGTTCGGCTCGCAGATCCGCCTGCTGCGCCCGCTGTCGGTCGACAAGACCGAAGTCACGATCTACTGCATTGCGCCGAAGGGCGAGCCCGACGACGCGCGCGCGCGCCGCATCCGCCAGTACGAAGACTTCTTCAACGTAAGCGGCATGGCCACGCCGGATGACCTGGAAGAATTCCGTGCCTGCCAGCAAGGCTACAACGGCAGCGCGCTGGCCTGGAACGACATGTGCCGCGGCGCCAAGCACTGGATCGAAGGGGCGGACGAAGCCGCGCAGCGCATCGGCCTGAAGCCGGTCATGAGCGGCCTGCGCACCGAAGATGAAGGACTCTACACCGTGCAGCACCGCTACTGGCTCGACGTCATGAAGAAGGCGATGGCCGCGCAAGACACGCAGGACAGCAACGGGAGCGCCGCATGA
- the benB gene encoding benzoate 1,2-dioxygenase small subunit produces MSTIDIAAVQAFLYREARLLDDEQWDEWLTCYHPEAQFWMPCWDDDGQLITDPQHEISLIFYPSRQGLEDRVFRIKTERSSATIPDTRTSHNLSNVEIMERDGDKLTVRFNWHTLAHRYQTNYSYFGMSRYVIDFAGGQAQILDKYVVLKNDYINQVIDIYHI; encoded by the coding sequence ATGAGCACCATCGACATCGCCGCCGTCCAGGCGTTCCTGTACCGCGAAGCCCGCCTGCTCGACGACGAGCAGTGGGACGAGTGGCTGACCTGCTACCACCCCGAGGCGCAATTCTGGATGCCGTGCTGGGATGATGACGGCCAGCTCATCACCGACCCGCAGCACGAGATCTCGCTGATCTTCTACCCGAGCCGCCAGGGCCTGGAAGACCGCGTCTTCCGCATCAAGACCGAGCGCTCGAGCGCCACGATCCCCGACACGCGCACGAGCCACAACCTCAGCAACGTCGAGATCATGGAACGCGACGGCGACAAGCTGACCGTACGCTTCAACTGGCACACGCTGGCGCACCGCTACCAGACCAACTACAGCTACTTCGGCATGTCGCGCTATGTGATCGACTTCGCCGGCGGGCAAGCGCAGATCCTGGACAAGTATGTCGTGCTGAAGAACGACTACATCAACCAGGTCATCGACATCTATCACATCTGA
- the benC gene encoding benzoate 1,2-dioxygenase electron transfer component BenC, giving the protein MEHTIALQFEDGVTRFITCGENETLSDAAYRQKINIPLDCRDGACGTCRGLCESGSYDLPESSYIEDALTPEEASQGYVLACQTRPRSDCVIRVAASSTACKTGVTKFEGAIASVDKLSDSTIGFSIDLDNAGALDFLPGQYVNVEIPGSGLTRSYSFSSAPGAARTGFVVRNVPDGRMSSYLTKDAQPGQRIAFSGPYGSFYLRPVQRPVLLLAGGTGIAPFLSMLDVLAANGNPHPVRMVYGVTNDIDLVELPRIDGAAQNLTGFEYRTCVASSESSHARKGYVTQHVETEWLNGGDVDIYLCGPVAMVDAVRNWLKDSGVEPAGFYYEKFSASSAA; this is encoded by the coding sequence ATGGAACACACGATCGCACTGCAGTTCGAGGACGGCGTCACCCGCTTCATCACCTGCGGGGAAAACGAAACCCTCTCGGATGCCGCTTATCGCCAGAAGATCAACATCCCGCTGGACTGCCGCGACGGCGCCTGCGGCACCTGCCGCGGCCTGTGCGAATCGGGCAGCTATGACCTGCCGGAATCCAGCTACATCGAAGACGCGCTGACCCCGGAAGAAGCGTCGCAGGGCTATGTGCTGGCCTGCCAGACGCGCCCGCGTTCGGATTGCGTGATCCGCGTGGCGGCCTCGTCGACGGCGTGCAAGACCGGCGTCACCAAGTTCGAAGGCGCCATTGCCAGCGTCGATAAGCTGTCCGACTCCACCATCGGCTTCTCGATCGACCTGGACAATGCCGGCGCGCTGGACTTCCTGCCGGGGCAGTATGTCAACGTGGAGATCCCGGGCAGCGGCCTGACGCGCTCCTACTCGTTCAGCTCCGCACCGGGCGCGGCGCGCACCGGCTTTGTGGTGCGCAACGTGCCGGATGGCCGCATGAGCAGCTACCTGACGAAGGACGCGCAACCCGGCCAGCGTATTGCCTTCTCGGGCCCGTACGGCAGTTTCTACCTGCGCCCGGTGCAGCGCCCCGTGCTGCTGCTGGCCGGCGGCACCGGCATCGCACCGTTCCTGTCGATGCTCGACGTACTGGCCGCCAACGGCAATCCGCACCCGGTGCGCATGGTCTATGGCGTCACCAACGACATCGACCTGGTCGAGCTGCCGCGCATTGACGGCGCGGCACAGAACCTGACGGGCTTCGAATACCGGACCTGCGTCGCCAGTTCCGAGAGCAGCCACGCGCGCAAGGGCTATGTCACGCAGCACGTGGAGACCGAATGGCTCAACGGCGGCGATGTCGACATCTACCTGTGCGGCCCGGTGGCGATGGTGGACGCCGTGCGCAACTGGCTGAAGGACAGCGGTGTAGAGCCGGCTGGCTTCTACTATGAAAAATTCTCGGCCAGCAGCGCGGCCTGA